In a single window of the Fusobacterium varium genome:
- a CDS encoding D-alanyl-D-alanine carboxypeptidase: MKRIIGVLFCIMLLSVTVLGAEANKEEKPPYKAILLGDDKGKIYYSENADMIHPLASVTKVMTIMVVFDEIEKGRVKLTDKVKISTKVASIGGSRIYMKRGDIFTLEDLIKATGIYSANNAAYAIAEYVSNGDIDSFIKKMNKKAKEIGAEGELEFHTPNGLPPHMTKKGMDIGTAKGIYKMSIAAEKYKKYMEIASMKNEEIGNGQDGKIKLRNRNHLLGKEGVYGIKTGNHSKAGYNITVVSNKDDAKIFTVVLGSPTYKIRDKSALEEIEKFHENYNYRKIADKNIALGKVSVFSGDRDYIEVYPDKEYKKILPKDSDIKISIKRNKMVIAPVSSGKVLGEYRITIDGSIVQSGKLITKEPVKLSLSLTKYFKNKKAE, translated from the coding sequence ATGAAGAGAATTATAGGGGTATTATTTTGTATAATGTTGTTATCTGTAACAGTTTTAGGAGCTGAAGCAAATAAAGAGGAGAAACCACCATATAAAGCTATACTTCTTGGAGATGATAAGGGGAAAATATATTATTCAGAAAATGCAGATATGATCCATCCACTAGCATCTGTTACAAAGGTTATGACAATAATGGTTGTTTTTGATGAGATAGAAAAAGGGAGAGTAAAACTTACAGACAAGGTAAAAATTTCCACAAAGGTTGCTTCAATAGGTGGAAGTAGAATTTATATGAAAAGAGGAGATATATTTACTCTTGAGGATTTGATTAAAGCCACAGGGATCTATTCAGCTAATAATGCTGCTTATGCTATAGCTGAGTATGTAAGTAATGGGGATATAGATAGCTTCATTAAAAAGATGAATAAGAAGGCTAAAGAGATAGGAGCAGAGGGAGAGCTAGAGTTTCATACTCCAAATGGACTACCACCACATATGACAAAAAAGGGAATGGATATAGGAACAGCTAAAGGAATCTATAAGATGTCAATAGCAGCAGAAAAGTATAAAAAATATATGGAAATAGCTTCTATGAAAAATGAAGAGATAGGAAATGGACAAGATGGAAAGATAAAACTTAGAAATAGAAATCATCTTTTAGGGAAAGAGGGAGTTTATGGAATAAAAACTGGTAACCACTCAAAAGCTGGATATAATATTACAGTAGTTAGTAATAAAGATGATGCTAAGATATTTACAGTTGTTTTAGGAAGCCCAACGTATAAGATAAGAGATAAAAGTGCATTGGAAGAGATAGAGAAATTCCATGAAAATTATAATTATAGAAAAATTGCTGATAAAAATATAGCTCTAGGAAAAGTTTCTGTTTTTAGTGGTGATAGAGATTATATAGAGGTTTACCCAGATAAAGAGTATAAAAAAATATTACCTAAAGATAGTGATATAAAAATTAGCATAAAAAGAAATAAAATGGTAATAGCACCAGTGTCATCAGGAAAAGTTTTAGGAGAATATAGAATA